The genomic interval TTCCCCGAACTCTACCGCGACCTCGCGGACGCCGGCGTCGATCTCGTGCTCGTCCCGAGCGCGTGGCCCTACCCCCGCGTCGAACATTGGAAGACGCTCCCGCGCGCCCGCGCCATCGAGAACCTCGCGTACGTCGCCACCATCAACGGCAGCGGCAGTTTCGAGGACGCCACGCTTCTCGGGCGCTCCACCGTCTACGACCCCTGGGGAACCCCGATAGCCACCACCGACGACGACCCCGACATCGTCACCGCCGACGTGTCGAGCGACCACGTCGCGGAGACCCGCGCGGAGTTTCCCGCCCTCCGCGACCGCCGCCGGTAAACAACCTTATACGGGAGGACGACCAATCATCGCGTGCCGACGCACAGGCGCTTTTCTCGCCGACGTGTCGGCACAGATTGGCGTCCACGTCCGCCACACCGCGTCCACCCCTTTCCCGGCGTCCACCCGCCGGGAACCCCCACCTCCTCCCGCCACTCACACGACCTCGTAGTGCGCCACGTCCTCCTCCCACCGCGACAGTAACTCCCGGGCCGCCGCGGGCACGTGCGCCGACTCGTACTCCTCACCCGCGAACGCCCGCACCGCGTCGTAGTCCGCGAACCGAATCACCGTCACGAACTCCACCTCGCCGTCCAGCGACCGCCGCAACACCTCGCCGCCGAGACAGCCCTCGATACCGGATTCCGCGTCCGGAAGCACCTCCTCGGTCACGAACGCCTCGTACTCGTCTGCCGACGCCGGCTCCGTGTACCCGTACCAGACACGCGCAATCATACCCCCGCCTACGAACCCGGGGCTTGTCGAACCAGCGAAATAGAAGGCGCGATTCGATACGGCCTGCCGGTGGAGCGCTCGACGGAACCGACTCGGGTAGTCACTCGCTCTCGTCCCACCCAGTCGGGGTTCCCGGCATAGTCTCGAAACTGACCCCGTCCGTGCCGAACGATACGTACAGTGGGTCGTGTGGGTCGCGCCACGTGTAGGTCGCGGACGGCCCGTTCTCGACACGCACACTGACGGTGTACGTGCCGCCCCACGTGATTTTATTCTGTGCGGTCGGGTTCCAGTGTTCGGCGGGCGGGATTGCGCGTGTGGCGTCTATCTGGACGTAGTCACTGTCCGTGGGGCCGACGGTGAGCGTAACGCGCCGCGTCGTATCGGTGTCGTTCGTAATGTACACGTCCGTTGCGCCCGACCCGCCCATCTCGATACAGCCCGTCCCCGAGACGAGTGCTATCGACGCGACACTGCCGAGAACTGTTCGTCGAGCGAACCGGGGTTCCGCGCGCGGTTCCGAATCGTTCGGGTTCATCCTATCGGAACCACACTCCCCATAGTTTCTAACGCGTTTCCGTAGCTTAAAATTCGTTTTGAGCGTCCCGCGGCCGCTCCCTGTTCCCAGTACAGCCCGCTACGACCGTATTTCGTCCCACACGCCCCACGCGATGAACACGTAGAGAACCAGGAGACCGCCGAGGAAGAACATGGCGAACGGGGCGGTGAACACGCCGCTCCCGCTCGGTGACGCGGAGAGTTCCGCGGTTCTGAAGAACACGTACCCCGTGGACAGAACGAGGACAGTAAACGAACTCAGAACGCGCTTCACGAGCTCTACGAGACTGTTCTTTCGGTCTTCAGTCCCGACGAAGACTGCGATCGGTTCGTCAGCGGGCGCGTACACGTTCATCTCGCGCCCCTTCTCGGAGTATTCGGTGCCCGCGACCCGCACAACACCCGTGTCTTCGAGGTTCGACAGATGGTACGAGATCGTCTGCAGCGAGAAGCCCGTCCGCTCCTGGAGCTCGCTGGGTGTGGCTGGCTCCGAGTAGATACTGGAGAGTATTGTTCGCGCCGTGTCTGAACCGAGCGCATCGAGCACCTCACTCGTCTCGTCGTCATCGACGCCGAAAACCCGTAGCTCCCCTTCCTGCTGGGCGTCGACATCGTCGTTCGAGGACGGAAGGAGGGACATACTCGAAGTGTATCTACCGTCTCGGCACTCCCCCAAATATATCCCCCGTATCCCACTCAGCCGAGAAGCCGATAGCCCTGACGCACGAGGCGCTCAGTCGTCCTCGGTTTTGATGTCCGCTGAGAGCCCCTGGGCCATCTCGATGTCCTTGCTGTTGTTGAGCGTCCAGGCGGTGCGTTCGGTGACGGCTTCGATGACTTCGCGGGCGCTCGGGTAGCCGTTCCCGGACTTCTTCACGCCGCCGAACGGGAGGTGGACTTCCGCGCCGATACACGGAAGATTGCCGTAGGCGAGGCCGACTTCGGCGTTGTCCCGGAAGTAGTTGATCTGCCGGTAGTCCTCGCTGATGACCGCGCCGGCCAATCCGTACGGCGTGTCGTTGTGGATTTCGACGGCGCGCTCGATGTCGCCCGAGTATTCCATGAGGGCGACGTGCGGGCCGAACACTTCCTCTCGGATGCACCGGAGGTCGTCGGCGTAGTCGATTTCGTAGACGAACGGCCCGACCCAGTTCCCGTCCTCGTGGCCGTCGGGAATCTCGTCGGCGTCGAGGTCTGCGCGGTCGACGAGGACGTTCGCGCCCTCCTCGCGCGCGAGCTCGTTCCCCGCCGTGATCTTCTCGACGTGCTCGGGTTCGATGGCGGGCCCCATGAACGTCGAGTCGTCGAGCGGGTCGCCGACCGCGACCTGTTTCGCCTTCTCCACGAAGCGTTCCTTGAACTCGTCGTAGACGTCCTCGTGGACGACGAGGCGCTCCGAGGAGACGCAGCGCTGGCCGGTGGTCTTGAACGAACTCATCACCGCGGAGTGGACGGCGACGTCGAGGTCTGCCTTCTCCGTGATGACGATGCCGTTCTTCCCGCCCATCTCGCAGGCGGCGAGTTTGCCGGGTTCGCCGCCGACCTTGGAGGCGATTTCGTGACCGACTTCCGCGGAGCCGGTGAAGAGCACGGTGTCGATGCCGTCGTCGTCCACGATGCGCGCGCCGGCGTCACCGAAGCCCTGCACCATGTTGAACACGCCGTCGGGGATGCCGGCGTCCTCGAACATCTCCGCGATAATCTGGCCGCACCACGGCGTCTGCTCCGCGGGCTTCCAGACGACCGTGTTCCCCTCGACGAGGCTGACGGCCATGTGC from Salarchaeum japonicum carries:
- a CDS encoding aldehyde dehydrogenase family protein produces the protein MSTYKHYIDGEWVSGDGSETFESTNPATGETLGEFERGTDADVDAAIDAANNAEEEWQALSYIDRAEYLWDIYHELRDRHEELGEVVTKECGKEISEGKADVTEAWHMVEWAAGNARHPHGDVVPSEIPSKDAYMRRKPRGTVGCITPWNFPVAIPFWHMAVSLVEGNTVVWKPAEQTPWCGQIIAEMFEDAGIPDGVFNMVQGFGDAGARIVDDDGIDTVLFTGSAEVGHEIASKVGGEPGKLAACEMGGKNGIVITEKADLDVAVHSAVMSSFKTTGQRCVSSERLVVHEDVYDEFKERFVEKAKQVAVGDPLDDSTFMGPAIEPEHVEKITAGNELAREEGANVLVDRADLDADEIPDGHEDGNWVGPFVYEIDYADDLRCIREEVFGPHVALMEYSGDIERAVEIHNDTPYGLAGAVISEDYRQINYFRDNAEVGLAYGNLPCIGAEVHLPFGGVKKSGNGYPSAREVIEAVTERTAWTLNNSKDIEMAQGLSADIKTEDD
- a CDS encoding ArsR/SmtB family transcription factor codes for the protein MSLLPSSNDDVDAQQEGELRVFGVDDDETSEVLDALGSDTARTILSSIYSEPATPSELQERTGFSLQTISYHLSNLEDTGVVRVAGTEYSEKGREMNVYAPADEPIAVFVGTEDRKNSLVELVKRVLSSFTVLVLSTGYVFFRTAELSASPSGSGVFTAPFAMFFLGGLLVLYVFIAWGVWDEIRS
- a CDS encoding antibiotic biosynthesis monooxygenase family protein, which translates into the protein MIARVWYGYTEPASADEYEAFVTEEVLPDAESGIEGCLGGEVLRRSLDGEVEFVTVIRFADYDAVRAFAGEEYESAHVPAAARELLSRWEEDVAHYEVV